The Deltaproteobacteria bacterium sequence CTGGCGACGTCGCGCTTCCAGCAGCGTTCGGTGACCACCACTCCGCAGCAGCCCACGCCCGTCGTGTCTCTGAACGCGAAGACGGGACAGGCGGGGTACAGCGGGGTCTCGTTGGAGCCCGGCGCCATCATTCCAATCCAGATCCTGGTCGGCGCGGCGGCCGTGCAGGGCGACGTGAGCTGGCTGGACGTGCCGCGCAACCTGCACAACTGCCGGCACCCCTCGGACGGCGGCACCGCGATCTGCACGAACTAGGGGATCCCTCGAACGTCCGCTCGTGCTAGATCAGCATTGCCATGGCCGTCGAGCCCAAGCGCCACGGCGGTGCGAGCGCCGCCGACAAGGCGGTCGAACAGATCATCGAGCGCATCCACGAGGCGCGCAAATTCGACTTCCGCAATTACAAGCGGCCCACGTTGCGCCGCCGCATCGAGCGGCGCATGGCGGACCGGGGGTGCAGGTCTGCGGCGGAGTACCTTGCGCTGATCGAGCAGGACCCCGGCGAGTTGCAGGCCCTGCTCGCGTCGATGTTGGTCAAGGTCACGGGGTTCTTCCGCGATCAGCAGACGTGGGATTTGCTCTCGCGCAAGGTGATTCCCCAGATGCTCTCGGAAAAACGCACTGGCGAAGAGATCCGCGTCTGGTGCGCGGGATGTGCCACTGGCGAGGAGGCGTTTTCGGTCGCCATCCTGCTGGCGACGGCGATGGGACCGGCCTTCCAGAATCAGGAAGTGAAGATCTTCGGCACCGATGCGGACGAGAAGTCCGTGGGCTTCGCGCGGCGCGGCGTCTACTCGAGGGAGCAAGTCAAACCTCTGCCGGCCGATCTCCTCAAGACCTGGTTCGTGGAGGAACCCACGGGTTGGAGCGTCCGCAAGGACATCCGCCGCTCGGTCGTGTTCGGCGTCAACAACCTGGTCTCCGACGCGCCCATCTCCCGACTCGACCTGCTCGTTTGCCGCAACGTCTTCATCTATCTCGACGCGACCCTCCAGAAGCGGGTGCTGACCCGCTTCCATTACGCGCTTCGCCGCAACGGCCTTCTGCTGCTGGGCAAGAGCGAGCTGATCCCGTTCGCTGGGAAGATCTTCGACCCAATCGACCTTCAGCACCGCATCTACCGCAAGGACGGACGGCGCGACTCGGCGGTGGCGCAGGAACGATTGGTCTCGCTGCTGGAGCAGGAGTCGATGGCGCGAGACGTGGAAGAAAATCGCGCGGGATCGGGCGCCGTCGAGCAGTTCCACCGCGGCGTGGTCGAGTCGTCGCAGGTGCCGATGGTGGCGATCGCGCGTGACGGGACCATCGTGCTTTGGAACGCGGCGGCGGCCAGCCTCTGGGGCCGCAGCGAGACCGAGGTGGCCGGGAAAAAGCTCACCACGCTGGCGCTTCCGGGGATGTCCGGCGAGCTCCTGGTAGAAAAGACAGCCTCCGTCCGGGAGGGCCGCAGCGCTGTCGAGGTCGGAACAGGCGTAGTCCAGCGCAGCGCAGATCCGCGTCCGCTGCAGATCGAGGTGGAGGTGACGCCGTTGCGCGCCGCACGCGAGATCGTCGGCGTGTTGTACTCGGTACGGGACACGACCGCCCTGCGCGATCTGGAACGCGAGCTGCGGAAGGTGACCGAGGAACGCCACTCCGCGCTCGACGAGCTGCAGAAGATCAACGAGGAGCTGCAGAGCTCGAACGAGGAGCTGGAGACCACCAACGAAGAGCTGCAGAGCGCGAACGAGGAGCTGCAGACCACGAACGAGGAGCTGCAGTCGACCAACGAGGAACTGGAGACGACGAACGAGGAGCTGCAGTCGACCAACGCGGAGCTCGACGCGACGAACCGCGAGCTCGCCCATCGCACCGAGGAGCTCAACTCGCTCGCGTTCGTGCAACGTACGACCATCAGGACCCTCAATGCCGCGGTGATGGTCCTGGACGCTTCCGGGCGCATCAAGATGTGGAACCTCGCCGCCGAGCGGCTCCTCGGAATTCCCGAGGACGAGGCGGTGGGACAGTTGCTCTGGACGCTGAACATCCCCGCGCTCGGCAAGGGAGTGTTGCAGAAGATGCGCAAAGCGCTCGGCCAGCAAACCCCGTTGCGCGCCGAGCGAATCGCCTACCAGCTCGCCAACGGAACCGATGGTTGGGCAAGCGTCGCGGCCATTCCCGTTCTCGACGGCGGCAGCGCGCTCGGCTCGGTGATCACGTTCGAGGACGTGACCCGGATGGCCAACCTGTCCGCGGAGATCGCCACGTTGAAAGCGGGCGACGCCAACCATGGCAAGCGCACCCGACGATGATCACCGCGGCGAGGTATTGCGCACCAAGTACGCGGAGCTCGCGCGCAAGTATTCCGACCTCGTCGAGCGGCTGGGGCGTCGCGCAGCCCATGACCTTGCCATCTATCGCCTGGGGTCTTTCGACGTCCGGATCACGGGCGCAGCGCTCGCTCTCGTAAGCGGGGGCACGATCCAGGTCGGCAACGCCCGTTTCATCCAGCTGTCGCGGTCGATCAAGGGACCGTTGATCGCCGCGGAGCCGGATGGCGCGCCGCCGTACGACGATCTGCGCGCGTTGGTGCTCGCCTGGTCGGAACGATTGTTGCGCGAGCGGACTCCCGCCATCGAGATCCGGTATCGCGACGCGGCGTCCGACGCGCTGGTGTCCCTCCGGCTCGAGCGAAGCGTGCAAGCGGCGGGCGCGGTGACGCTGGTTCTTGCCGAGGACGTCAGCGAGAACGTCCGGCGCGACCGCGAGTTGGCGCGGACCCGGCATGCCCTCCTGGACCGCGAGCGCCTGCGGGTGCTCGGGGAGCTGGCCGCCTCGATCGCGCACGATCTGGGAAACACGCTGCGCGGCGCCAGTTTCCAGCTTGCGGCGCTGCGAGACAACACGCTGACGGCGGAGAGCCGTGTCCAGGCGCTCCGCGCCGTGGAGGAGCGCGTCGAGATCGCGTCGGAGATGATCGCCAGGTTGCACGACTTCGCCCGCAGCGGGGCGGTCGGAGAATCCGCGGTCCGGCTCGACCGCATCGTGGCCCAGGCCGTGGCGCTGGTCGACATCGACTTCCATGAGTCCGCCGCTCCGGTGAACGTCAGAACCTCGATTCCCGACCTGCCGGCGCTGCGTGGATCGGTGGCGGAGCTATCGCTGCTGTTCGTCAACCTGCTGCGCAACGCGCGCGATGCGATGCCCGAGGGCGGTACGGTCACGGTTGCCGCACGCCGGGAAAAGAATGCGCTCGTCGTGACGGTGTCGGACGAAGGCACGGGGCTTCCGGCCTCGGTCCAGGCCCGTCTCTTCGAACCGTTCTTCACCACCAAGGGTTCGCGAGGCACCGGCCTGGGCCTCTGGCTCGCTGCCGGAACGATGGAGCGATTGGGCGGAAGCATTCGCGCCGCCAACCTCTCGCGCGGCGGCGCGATCTTCGTGCTCACGTTCCCGCTCGAGCAACCTACTCGGCGCGGTCGCCGTCGTGTTTCGGCGACACGCCGAGCCGGAGCGCGTCCCGCACCGTCCGCGCCTGCCCCTCGGCGGCGTCCGCGCGCTCGTCGAAACGCGTCGCGGACCTGACTTGCCGCAGCTCGCGGGCGCGGATCGCCATCCGCCGCGCCAGCGAGGCCTGCTCCTCCAGCGCGCGGAGCGCCGCCCAGAGCGCTCCTTCCATCGCGGTGCGCTGCTCGAGATACAGGGATTCGGGAGCGAACGCGTGACCGACCCGGCAGCGGAAACGGAGCAAAGCGCTGTCGTGCACCTCGTTGAGCACGCCGCCGCATTCCGGGCAGCCGAGGCTGGACGGGTCGCCGACCTTCAGCGCGCCGTCCGTCGATCCACGGACTTGCAGCGTCGACTCCACCTCCAGCATCGCCGAGTGGGCGGCCACCGCCGGCTCGGAAACCGTCTCGGCCACGAGCTCAGGTAGAAGCTTGCCCAGCTCGGCAACGGGAAGGACATGATCGATTTCCACATTCTCGAGCGCGCTGCGCGGCATCCCGTCGACCAGCGCATCGTTCGGATCCTGGACGACCGCCAAGCCGCCCTGATTCTTGATCGCAATCAGGCCGGCGGTGCCATCGTCGAGCGCGCCGGAGAGCACGACCCCGATCACGCGCGGCCCGTACGTATAAGCGGCGGTTCGAAAGAGCGGATCGATCGCCGGCCGGTGTCCGTTCTCGCGCGGCCCGCGGATCACTCGAATGTGGGATTCGTGCAGCAGCAGGTGGTGATCCGGGCGGGCGACGTAGATGCAGTTGGGAACGAGAGCTTCGCCATTGTGCGCGTGCTTCGCGGGCATCGGACCTGCGGAGCTGAGGATGCGCGGAAGCACGCTCTTGTGCTCCGGAGCGAGGTGCAGGACGACGAGGACCGCGGCGCCGAGGTCCGCCGGCAAGTGGCGAACGAGGCCCCCCAGCGCCTCGATTCCGCCGGCGGAAGCGCCGATGACGACGATGTCGCGCCGGGGCATTCGGTCCAATCTACCCCTGCTTGTCTGCTATCGCACGCGTCGGGGCCGCAAATGTCGAACGCTCGGCTGCTCTTGCTGAAATATCCTGCGGTACGGAGTACCCTCGGGTACGGATGAGCGTATAAGGAACGAACCATGACCCCCCTGAGCGTGGCATTGGTGGACGATCATCTGCTCTTTCGCGAAGGCCTGCGGGCAATGCTCGCCAGCGCTCCCGATCTGCGCATCGTCGCGGAAGCTTCGAATGCGCAGGAGGCCATCCCCGCGGTGCGCGCGTCGGAGCCTGAAGTCGTGGTGCTCGACGTGATGCTTCCCGGCGTCAGCGGGATCGGCATCGCGCGCGAGTTGCTGCGCGAGAATCCCAAACGGCGCCTGCTCGCCCTCAGCATGGTCGCCGACGAGGCGCACGTCGCAGATGCGTTGCAGGCCGGAGTCCTCGGCTACGCGTGCAAATCGCAGTCAGCAGCGGAAGTCGTGGAAGCGATCCGTACGGTAGGGCGGGGTGAGACGTATCTCGCGCCCCAGGTATCCGGTTTCGTCGTCTCCGACTACCGCCGTCTGCGCAGCGGAGACGACGGCGTCCGTTCGCCCCTGGCGACGCTCACCGCGCGCGAGCGGGAGATCTTCGAGCTCTGCATCCAGGGAAATCCAACCGCGCAGATCGCCAAGCAGCTCTGCATCAGCCCGCGCACCGTAGAGACCCATCGCGGGCGCATCCTGCGCAAGCTCAACGCGCACTCCGCCGTGGATCTGGTCCGCCTGGCTGCGCGGTGGGGGCTGCTCGCGCAGTAGCAGCGGAGTTGCGAGGTCGCGCCTCGCGGGCGATGCTCAGCCGCGATGCGTGTGCTGGTCACCGGCGGCGCCGGGTACATCGGAAGCGGCGTCGTCGAGCAGTTGCTGGCGTCTGGCCACTCCGCGGTGGTGTACGACAGTCTTTACAAGGGTCACCGCGACGCCGTGCACCCACAGGCGAAGTTCATCCAGGCCGATCTCCTGGACGCGGCCGCGCTGACATCGGCGCTCGACCGGGTCGAGGCTGTCGTGCACATGGCGGCGGATTCCCTCGTTGGCGAGTCGGTGAGAGAACCTGCCAAGTACTACCGCAACAACGTCGTCGCCGGCCTTCTCCTGCTGGAAGCCATGCGAGGGCGGAGCATCCGCTGGCTGGTGTTCTCGTCGACGGCGGCAATCTACGGCGAGCCTGCCAGGCAACCGATCGAGGAAACCGCTCCGGCCGCGCCTACCAACCCGTACGGAGAGACGAAG is a genomic window containing:
- a CDS encoding PAS domain S-box protein, which encodes MAVEPKRHGGASAADKAVEQIIERIHEARKFDFRNYKRPTLRRRIERRMADRGCRSAAEYLALIEQDPGELQALLASMLVKVTGFFRDQQTWDLLSRKVIPQMLSEKRTGEEIRVWCAGCATGEEAFSVAILLATAMGPAFQNQEVKIFGTDADEKSVGFARRGVYSREQVKPLPADLLKTWFVEEPTGWSVRKDIRRSVVFGVNNLVSDAPISRLDLLVCRNVFIYLDATLQKRVLTRFHYALRRNGLLLLGKSELIPFAGKIFDPIDLQHRIYRKDGRRDSAVAQERLVSLLEQESMARDVEENRAGSGAVEQFHRGVVESSQVPMVAIARDGTIVLWNAAAASLWGRSETEVAGKKLTTLALPGMSGELLVEKTASVREGRSAVEVGTGVVQRSADPRPLQIEVEVTPLRAAREIVGVLYSVRDTTALRDLERELRKVTEERHSALDELQKINEELQSSNEELETTNEELQSANEELQTTNEELQSTNEELETTNEELQSTNAELDATNRELAHRTEELNSLAFVQRTTIRTLNAAVMVLDASGRIKMWNLAAERLLGIPEDEAVGQLLWTLNIPALGKGVLQKMRKALGQQTPLRAERIAYQLANGTDGWASVAAIPVLDGGSALGSVITFEDVTRMANLSAEIATLKAGDANHGKRTRR
- a CDS encoding HAMP domain-containing histidine kinase encodes the protein MASAPDDDHRGEVLRTKYAELARKYSDLVERLGRRAAHDLAIYRLGSFDVRITGAALALVSGGTIQVGNARFIQLSRSIKGPLIAAEPDGAPPYDDLRALVLAWSERLLRERTPAIEIRYRDAASDALVSLRLERSVQAAGAVTLVLAEDVSENVRRDRELARTRHALLDRERLRVLGELAASIAHDLGNTLRGASFQLAALRDNTLTAESRVQALRAVEERVEIASEMIARLHDFARSGAVGESAVRLDRIVAQAVALVDIDFHESAAPVNVRTSIPDLPALRGSVAELSLLFVNLLRNARDAMPEGGTVTVAARREKNALVVTVSDEGTGLPASVQARLFEPFFTTKGSRGTGLGLWLAAGTMERLGGSIRAANLSRGGAIFVLTFPLEQPTRRGRRRVSATRRAGARPAPSAPAPRRRPRARRNASRT
- a CDS encoding chemotaxis protein CheB, which encodes MPRRDIVVIGASAGGIEALGGLVRHLPADLGAAVLVVLHLAPEHKSVLPRILSSAGPMPAKHAHNGEALVPNCIYVARPDHHLLLHESHIRVIRGPRENGHRPAIDPLFRTAAYTYGPRVIGVVLSGALDDGTAGLIAIKNQGGLAVVQDPNDALVDGMPRSALENVEIDHVLPVAELGKLLPELVAETVSEPAVAAHSAMLEVESTLQVRGSTDGALKVGDPSSLGCPECGGVLNEVHDSALLRFRCRVGHAFAPESLYLEQRTAMEGALWAALRALEEQASLARRMAIRARELRQVRSATRFDERADAAEGQARTVRDALRLGVSPKHDGDRAE
- a CDS encoding response regulator transcription factor, whose translation is MTPLSVALVDDHLLFREGLRAMLASAPDLRIVAEASNAQEAIPAVRASEPEVVVLDVMLPGVSGIGIARELLRENPKRRLLALSMVADEAHVADALQAGVLGYACKSQSAAEVVEAIRTVGRGETYLAPQVSGFVVSDYRRLRSGDDGVRSPLATLTAREREIFELCIQGNPTAQIAKQLCISPRTVETHRGRILRKLNAHSAVDLVRLAARWGLLAQ